A region from the Longimicrobiaceae bacterium genome encodes:
- a CDS encoding HAD-IA family hydrolase, whose amino-acid sequence MQFRAVLYDFDGTLADTTELIMRSYRHTMRTHLGQVPPDEEWLSGFGMTLETQIARFARSATEAEAMLHSYREYQRAHHDRMVAPFPDTLATVDELRRRGIRLAIVTSKHRESALRGMNLCGIVDHFPVIVSPEDVAQPKPHPEPVLRALERLGVAAGEALFVGDSPHDMAAGRAAGTRTAGALWGPFPREALERERPDWMLAAPGEVLVVVGKGG is encoded by the coding sequence ATGCAGTTCAGAGCGGTCCTGTACGACTTCGACGGCACCCTGGCGGACACCACGGAGCTCATCATGCGCTCCTACCGGCACACCATGCGGACCCACCTCGGCCAGGTGCCGCCCGACGAGGAGTGGCTGAGCGGCTTCGGGATGACACTGGAGACGCAGATCGCCCGCTTCGCCCGCTCCGCGACGGAGGCGGAGGCCATGCTCCACAGCTACCGCGAGTACCAGCGCGCGCACCACGACCGGATGGTGGCGCCCTTCCCGGACACGCTGGCAACGGTGGACGAGCTGCGGCGGCGCGGCATCCGGCTGGCGATCGTCACCAGCAAGCACCGCGAGAGCGCCCTGCGCGGGATGAACCTGTGCGGGATCGTGGACCACTTCCCCGTGATCGTGTCCCCGGAGGACGTGGCCCAGCCCAAGCCGCACCCGGAGCCGGTGCTCCGTGCGCTGGAGCGGCTCGGCGTCGCCGCCGGGGAGGCGCTCTTCGTGGGCGACTCCCCGCACGACATGGCGGCGGGGCGCGCGGCGGGGACGCGCACGGCGGGCGCGCTCTGGGGGCCGTTCCCGCGCGAGGCGCTGGAGCGCGAGCGG